The DNA window ggggtgtttggggcaggGCCCCTGGCGCTCTGCTCCCCCGGGGGtgtttggggcagggccgggcccctGGCGCTCTGCTCCCCCGGGGGtgtttggggcagggccgggcccctGGCGCTCTGCTCCCCCCGGGGGTGtttggggccgggccgggcccctggcgctctgctcccccccgggggtgtttggggccgggccgggcccctgacgctctgctcccccccgggggtgtttggggccgggccgggcccctggcGCTCTGCTCCCCCGGGGGTGtttggggccaggccgggcccctggcgctctgctcccctgggggtgtttggggccgggcccctggcgctctgctcccccccgggggtgtttggggccgggctgggcccctggcgctctgctcccccccgggggtgtttggggccgggccgggcccctggcGCTCTGCTCCCCCGGGGGTGTTTGGGGCCGTTCTGACATCGCTGCTGTGGCAAGTCAGGCACTTCCTGTTTACCTTGTGGCGGGGAGGCCGTTGCCTGGAGGCGTTAGAACCGAAATACTTGCCCGGGCTGTGGTCACCCCAGAGCGGGGACAGGGAAAGCGGGCCTGGGGGTGGGACTGTTTGTCCTCAAAACAACTGGGCGTAACTGTGTCACAACACACGCACACAACGAGGTGCACACGCAGTCAGGGACACATGCGGTTGGTGCCCACACACGCGTGGTGAGGTACAGACATACATAGATCaggtacacacacaaacacatacaggCACGTGATCAGTCACACACCCACGTGCAGGCACACATGGCTgggtacacacacactcacacacacacacacacacacacgcatgcatcCAGAGTCAGGTACGCACACACGTGGTCAGCTACACACATGTACGTACACACTTGGCTAGTGTgcgcgcacatacacacacagcgcccggctccagcccatGTGGTAGCAAATCGCAACCTCAGCATGAGTCAGCAACGCGacgctgctgcaaaaaaagcagaTGCAATTGTCGGTTGCATTAGCCAAGGCAGCGCctgcaagtcacgggaggtgacAGTACCGCTGTActcggcactggttaggcctcagctggagaactgggtccagttttggtcaccgcTGTAGAGACAGGAAAGTGGAAAGGATCCGGAGGCGAGCGACAGAGATGATCAGAGGGATGGAACGCAGCCGTGGCAGCAAAGGCTGAAGGACCTGGgtgtgtttagtttggaaaagaggagattaaggggggacatgagcGCGGCCAGTCTCCAAATACTGGCAAGGCTGCCCCAGAATAGATGGCGAAAGTCGTTCTCCCTTGccccagagggcaggacaagaggcaacggGCTCAGACTACGGCACAGCAGATCTAGGTTAAATCTCAGGACAAACGTCCTAACCACAAGGCCGGTCAGCCCCTGGGACAGAGGCCTTGGGAGGTCCTGGCGCTAGATGGGAAAGGCAGGGCccctgggtgcagggggtgcccGGGGGTGGGGACCGGGCCAGGGTAGGTGCCTGGCGCTAGATGGGAAAGGCAGGGCccctgggtgcagggggtgcccGGGGGTGGGGACCAGGCCAGGGTAGGTGCCTGGCGCTAGATGGGAAAGGCAGGGCccctgggtgcagggggtgcccGGGGGTGGGGACCAGGCCAGGGTAGGTGCCTGGCGCTAGATGGGAAAGGCAGGGCCCCTGGGGGTGAGGACAGGGCTTGGGGAGCCGGGGTGATGCCGGGGCCTAGACCCAGCAGAGCCGCTGCTCTCGCAGCCTCTTAGCCTTGGAGGCCAGACGGGGCAGCGTGATCTGCCCTGGCCGGGCGCAGAACCTCTGGCCGAGTCGCTGCCCCTCTACCCAGGGGTTCCAGGCTCCCCGAGAATCCCCCATTGACACTAGCTCCAGCCAGCGAGTGACCCGTCCCCACGCTGCAGCCAGGGGAAGGCGAAACCACCCAGGTCGCTGGcaattcctgccccaccccagaccgGGCGATCAGTGAGACCCAGGGCAGGCGGAGACCTGGCAGAGCCCTGCCCACCCAGTGCCCCATCCCCGCCCGTTGGGAGATGTGCTGCTAGCAGGCACAGCTCGGCCCCGCCGGCTCGTCACCCCGGCCCGGGAGCCGCCCCGAGGAGCCCAGGCCACTGAGccgagctggctggggacggggatCCCCGAGATCCCGCTGGCTGGGCAGCAGAGCTGGCCCGTGCCATGGGCCGGTGGTGCTGAGGGTGCCAGTCGCAGCAGTGGCCAAGCcctgtgctggctgggggagcagctccatgctccagcctggccctccggcgccccctgctggctgtgTGTTgtatctctctctgtgtgtgtctgtgcattgtagtgctgtgtgtgtgtgtctgtgtgccgTGTGTGTGCACTGTactgctgtgtgtctgtgctgtgTGCGTGCGTGTCTGTGTGTCTGCCTGTGCATTGTAGTGCTGTGTGTTGTATCTCTATGTGTGAGTGTGCACTGTACTGCTGTGcgtgtgtgtttctgtgtgtgtgtgtgccgtgTGTGTGTTTTAGCTGTGTGTGCCGGGTGTACGTTGTATCTGTGCGTGTGGCCAGTGCCCCACAGGTgacaactccctcctcccccggctCACTCTCTGCCCTCGCAGGTGCCTGGAGGGACACCGGTGGCAGTGCCAGGGGGTCCGGGCCCTGGCAacgctcccctctgccccccccaaccctggcCCAGTGCCTCGGGGCTGCAGTGACCCTGGGAGCTCTCTGGGGCGGGGATCCCTGCAAAGCCGCCCGGCCTAGTGCGGCCCTGACCCACAGGCTCCCTGGGGCGGGGCAGCCTCCCTGCTGGGAAGCACTAGGgggtgccgccccccccccagagcccatgtccctgcggcccccgagctgagcctggggctcccagggAATCGCTCCCGGCAAGCGGCAAATGGCCCCGTTTCCCTCCTAGCGAAGGGTAACAATGCCCCAGCGGGCACCGAGCGCTGGGCTCCACCGGCTGCATGGGGCGACATGGGGCACCCTAGAGCTCCTGAGACTGAGACAGGTTGTAGGCAGGTGCTAgtcagacaccccccacccccagctccaccggtgcccctcactcccgacacgcagcccctgctagcccagccctggactccctccccccagctccaccggtgcccctcactcccgacacgcagaccctgctagcccagccctgggctccctccgcCCAGctccaccggtgcccctcactcccgacacgcagcccctgctagcccagccctgggctccctccccccagctccaccggtgcccctcactcccgacacgcagcccccagctagcccagccccgggctccctccccccagctccaccggtgcccctcactcccgacacgcagcccctgctagcccagccccgggctcccccaccccagctccgccggtgcccctcactcccgacacgcagccccctgctagcccagccccgggctccccctcaGCTCCTGactctcactcctgacccgcagccccctgctgtgccaGTGCCCCAGTCTCCAGCTGACTCCAGCTGTCTGTCTGTGTTTTCCCCCCAGGCGGCTGTGACCTACGGACAGACGGAGCTGCAGGAGCACTGCCTGGTGTTCGTGGAGGATCGCACGCAGGTGTTGTTactcagggagtggggggggggggcacagggcggCAGGGCTTGGCCAGAGGTGCACGGCCTGAGGTCTAAGAGCACaaggtgtgggggggcgggggctgtgcaTTGGCCTGCCCCTCCATGAGCTCTGACAATACCCCCGCCCCCTGCATGCGGCCAAGGCCCCGCGTGGGCCCTGGGCAGCCAGGAGAAGGGGTCAGGACAggggtgcagtggaggggggatgggatggggcagggcagggggtggtgggaagcgggAGGTGCAGAGAGCTAGTAGGACAGggacagggggtgctggggggtgggtggcaggGTACATGcccgggaggtgtggggaggggttctGTGCCCGCCTCGTGCCAGGTGGGGTCAGCCCCGCTGCCAGGGGTGACCCGGCCCGTTTGCGGCACCGCAGGAGGTGGTGCAGACACGGAGTTTCCACGAGCTGTCGGCCGCGGCGCTGGTGGCCGTGCTGCGCAGCGACCGGCTGGCCATCGACGAGCCAGACCTGATCCGGGCCGTGCGGGAATGGGCCCACGTCAGCTCGGTGAGTGCCGGCAGCCCCCacggccaggagctggggcccaCCAAGCCAGGGGCTTGCTGCAGGCATCTGAGCCCCCATCATGGGGGTCACCCAGTGAGTGcatggcacagctgggaatggaCCCCCCCGACTCTAACCCGTAGACCCCACTCCTCACCCAGaaccgggagagaacccaggcgtcctggctgccagatccctcccagagctggggttagaacccaggcgtcctggctgccagccagagccagctccaggcaccagcgcagcaagcaggtgcctggggtggccaacggagaggggcagcacatccggctctttggcggcaattcgggggCGGGTCCCTCAATCCTTCTCAGAGGGAAGAACCAGCCGCCGAATTCCGCCAAATAACGAAGCGGCGGCGGTTATGCTGCCGCTGACGTGCCAccaattgcggctttttttttttccccgccgtTTGGGGTGACGAaaatgctggagctggccctggtgccagccaccccctcccaccctggaAAAGCAGAgcgcagggccccagggtgtccCAGGTGAGGGCACCTGTCCCCAGCTCCCAGGCTCCGGCTGCCACCCAGGCCCCAATCTCTGGGGCACAAGCACAGGTGATGCCAGTCCCTGCCCACCTCTCAGTGCTCCCCTGTCTGCCCTGGGGGCTCGATGCCAGATCATCCCCCCACCCGCTGGCTCCCGGGGTCATGGATCCGGCCCCTGACCCTGCACTCCTGTTCCAGGCTGTCCTGGAGCGGCCAGTGGCCGAGGTGGCAGCGGGGCCGGTGCGTGAGCTCCGCCTgcccctgctctcaccccatGAGCTGGCAGCCCTGGAGACCAACAACCAGAGGGATCCGCTCATCCCGGTGAGGAGCCGGCTGGCTGTGTCCGTctgcctgtgtctgtctgtccatgcgccccggctgtgtgtgtctgtctgcctgtgtctctgtctgtccatgggccctggctgtgtgtgtccgtctgcctgtgtctgtctgtctgtccatggaccctggctgtgtgtgtccatctgcctgtgtctgtctgtctgtccatggaccctggctgtgtctgtctgtctgcctgtgtccgtctgtctgtccatgggccctggctgtgtctgtctgtctgcctgtgtctgtctgtctgtccatgggccctggctgtgtgtgtccgtctgcctgtgtctgtctgtctgtccatggaccctggctgtgtctgtctgtctgcctgtgtctgtctgtctgtccatgggccctggctgtgtctgtctgtctgcctgtgtccgtctgtctgtccatgggccctggctgtgtctgtctgtctgcctgtgtctgtctgtctgtccatgggccctggctgtgtctgtccgtctgcctgtgtctgtctgtctgtccatgcaCCCCGCTGTgtctgtgtccgtctgtctgtccttgTGGCCCTTGCTGTCTACGTCCATCTGTCTGTGTCCGTCTCCCTGTCTGTGTCCGTCTGGCCATGCGCCCTTGGGGGGGGCACATGGGATCCGCCGAAGGCCCTCAGGCCGCCCCTGGGGGTGGGTTTGGACTGTGCCCCCAGGGTGGGGAGCCTGCCAAGGGACTGGGGTCAGGACGCTGCTGCCGGGGACAAGCAGGGACGTTTGCGGCGCTGACCCAGAcgtctgccccacagccccctatgCCAGGCACCAGCCCCATCGCCCTCTCCATCCCCGTCACTTCTCGGCACGTCTTGcagccctgtcctgcccccaaaCCCCAGGTGCCCGGCCCTGTGTCCGGCTGGGCCCGGCTCTGAGCCGTGTGaccagggcagccagcacagcAGCAGCCTGGTGTCCCCCCCACAGGTCGAGTGCATCGCCGAGGCCTGGAAGTGCCACGTGCTGAGGAAGGGCAGCGGGGCACCATCCCGTCTGTGCCAGCGCCGCAGGGGCACCCAGCCCCGGGAGCACCACAGCTACCTCGAGTGAGGAGGCGGCAGCCAGTGGCGGGCGCCGGGCGTcgccggggagcagggagaggctggTCCCTCGTCTCCGGGATGAGTGACGGGGCAAAGTGCACTTCCCAGGACGCTGCCGGCCTTGCGCACCCATCGGGCCAGAGCCGGGGGCAGGCCTGGCCCATCCCAGCTAGTGCCGGGCCAGGCTCAGGGCTGCCATTGTCCTGCGTGGGGGGGCAGCGCTGAGACGGCGCCTGCCCACAATGCTCCCCCTTGCCTGAGTCTGCTGGGAGGGCCAGGTAGGCTGCCCAGCTGgcatggctggggggggcagggcagggctcccacCCATCATCTCCTATTCAGGCATGGCCAGATCAGCTGAGAGCTCCCTGAGCCGACAGCCCCGCTCTCTAGCAGTGGATTGGGACGGGCCTGGATTTTCCTGTGGCCCAGACAGGAGGCTGAGTGGGGTGACATGACAGCCTCCTGTCTGAGCCTGATCTCGTGTGGAGCTGGGGAAGGTCAGGTTAGTACCTCCCGCAGCCCGGGGCCAGCTACAGCAGCCCAGGGACTGCTCTAATATACACCTGGGCTGTAACAAGGGCTACTAGCAGCCCAGACTAGCCAGAGGGCCCAGCCCAGTAGCgtagctggggggagcgggggagccgCCACTCCCTCACCGAGCACAAGTGGCTCCGggtgtcttcagcggcactgaagcttcatcgccgaaatgccaccgaagacccggagcgagtgaaggtcccgccgccgaggtgccgccgaagacccggagcgagtgaaggtcccgccgccaaggtgccgccgaagacccggagcgagtgaaggtcccgccgccgaggtgccgccgaagacccggagcgagtgaaggtcccgccgccgaggtgccgccgaagacccggagcaccgccCCGTCAGTAAAAACGCTGCAGCGGGTGGCGcctcttccctccacctggctacgccactggccCAGCCTGGTGGGTGAGCCCCATCCTGCCTCTCCTGGGGTGCGTGCTGCCCAGGGACCCCcctgagctggagggagccccAGCTTGGGATGCCAGCTGCTTTCCAGCCCCTTtgtgcccaggccctgcctcaggGCCGACCTCTCCAGCGTGTGCATGATCCCGGGCGGGGGTTGGAGGcccaccagccccagggccaCACCACGCCCCTCACCAGGTCGCAGGGCCACCAAAGGAGGGGGCCAGCCCTGGCACATGCTGGGCCAGGCCTCCGGGGGGTCAcgcggggccctggggctgccctgcaGCACTCACAGGATCAATAAAACTCCATGGAGCTCACTGCTGAGTCAGTGTCTTGGTTTCAGCAACGTctcagctggggggagcccagggctgggctagcagggggctgcgtgtcgggagtgaggggcaccggcagagctgggggtgggtagagcccagggctgggctagcagggggctgcgtgtcgggagtgaggggcaccggcagagctgggggtgggtagagcccagggctgggctagcagggggctgcatgtcgggagtgaggggcaccggcagagctgggggtgggtagagcccagggctgggctagcagggggctgcgtgtcgggagtgaggggcaccggcagagctgggggtgggtagagcccagggctgggctagcagggggctgcagggatagACTAAGGGGGTCTGGGGAGGATTTGCCCATTGATGGCCTATAGCCAGCACCCCACGTCCCTGCACCCCACGTCCCTGGGTGAGTCGGGGTGGGGGCAAGGGGCCGCTGGTCATTACTGCCTCCCGCTGGAGCTGTGCCTGGGAAGGCCCTGGGGACAGCAGGCTCCCCTTTGTGACTGTAgccccagctgggggtctggactcctgggttcattgcctgtctctgccacaggcccCCTGGGGGACCTCAGGGAAGTTGTGtgctcactctgtgcctcagtttccccatctatggcAGGGCTGCCAGGCTCAGACATCCAGGGCCCACAGAGGGGTGGCACTGGAGATGGGGTCCTCCAAGGCTGGTAGTGAGGGCACCTGACAGCTGGGTGGGTCACAGCAGTGGGCACAGTGCAGCACGTCCAGACCGGcccccccatctgtctgtctagcctgcccagccccctgcagtcTCTGCCCATCCCACGTAGCAGCAGCCACTCCGGGGCAGTGCAAGGCGCTGGATCCCGAGGCCGGCGCTGCTCTGAGCCGTCCCTGTGGCACTGATGGGTCTCTACCTCCAgggaccccagccagcccgtGGCCCTGGTGCAGCCTGACAAGCCCTTGGCATCTCCTCTGCCTGCCCCCGGCCACGCTGAGCTCATGCCCCCTGGCTCACTGGCTCCGGGTCTGTGCTCGGTGCGGTCACCTCCGCCTGGCCTGCAGCTAGCCCCTGGGGGTGGGCAGAGCCGGGGCCACCCAGCAGCGCtctcccctgctgcccagggAGACCAGAGGCAGAGGTGAGGGGCCCGCCAGTACAGGGTGGGGACACTGAGGCCAGGATTGCCCAGGACAGTCAGTTCCTCCGGGGCCAATGGGGGCCAATGCCGGGATGTGCTGCCCTGCACGCCCACCTGTCCAGGGGGTCCCGCTTGTCTCCTgccggcagggcgggggcagggcagggaccttACTCCAGCTCCTCTTTCCCGGGCCCCGCGCCAGGGACGTGACGGAATCTATTCTTGGCGCCCTGGGAACTGGCAGCTGAGCCCCAGGGGAGTTTTAGCTCAGCCCAAAGCAGCTGCTGGATTTCTCCACTGGCTTCTTTGCCagggtgctccggagcgtccggcCAGGGCAGGCCCAGCTCAGGCACTTTGCTCCTGCTCACACCCAGGGGTTTGTCAGCCGAGAGGCAGCCAGCAAAGACCACGGGTgaaaccggggcgggggggggggtgtctcagcccaggctgcagcTTCAGGGCTGGCCCTGCCCTGAGTGCCCAGGCtcagcagagtggggctggggcaggacctgGCTGACGTGGGGATGCTGATTCAGTAGGGGGTGATGCCCTGCCGGGCCCATGCAGAGCTGGAGGGGAGCCTTCCCTGGCCTAGTGCCCCAGTGTGGGGgttagctgggggggggcagtatgAGCTGCTGGGGGGCTACGTGGGGATCGGCTGCGGGGGCACCACGCCCTGCTGTGGCCATAGCACCAGGGGCAGCAAAGCAGCTGAGTCCAGGCCATGCGGCGAGGAGGGGCAGGCTACCACCCATGTTTGTTTCGGGTGTGGGTTGCTAAGTGGCCAGGGAGTGGAGCCCTGGCTGGCTGCCCTCTGGCATTCACTGACTCATCCGCTGGCGCGGGGAGAGGTAGGAACAGCCTTGAGCCTTGGCGGCCTGGccatccacccccctgctgctctgcctgcctggctTTCGCTGGCAttaccagtgccccccaccccgaaccgcagcccctgctagcccggccctgggctcccctcagctctgacagtgccccccaccccgaaccgcagcccctgctagcccggccctgggctcccctcagctctgacagtgcccctcactcctgacccgcagcccctgctagcccggccctgggctcccctcagctctgacagtgccccccaccccgaaccgcagcccctgctagcccagccctgggctcccctcagctctgacagtgccccccaccccgaaccgcagcccctgctagcccggccctgggctcccctcagctctgacagtgccccccaccccgaaccgcagcccctgctagcccagccctgggctcccctcagctctgacagtgcccctcaatcctgacccgcagcccctgccagcccagccctgggctctcctcagCTCTGatagtgcccctcaatcccgacccacagcccctgccagcccagccctgggctcccctcagctctgacagtgcccctcaatcctgacccgcagcccctgctagcccggccctgggctcccctcagctctgacagtgcccctcaatcctgacccacagccccctgctagcccggccctgggctcccctcagctctgacagtgcccctcactcctgacccgcag is part of the Mauremys mutica isolate MM-2020 ecotype Southern chromosome 8, ASM2049712v1, whole genome shotgun sequence genome and encodes:
- the BTBD19 gene encoding BTB/POZ domain-containing protein 19 isoform X3 translates to MACAGSAVLEGDTAAFAAAVRSLINNPQFSDVTFVVGRERQEVFAHRCILACRCQAFQGMLSQPQAGAQEPWPPQTPLVLSHVQPEVFLAVLEFLYTNSVTLNSLTALEVLTSAVEYGLDDLRKLCIDFLTGVLSVELVCEVLQAAVTYGQTELQEHCLVFVEDRTQEVVQTRSFHELSAAALVAVLRSDRLAIDEPDLIRAVREWAHVSSAVLERPVAEVAAGPVRELRLPLLSPHELAALETNNQRDPLIPVECIAEAWKCHVLRKGSGAPSRLCQRRRGTQPREHHSYLE
- the BTBD19 gene encoding BTB/POZ domain-containing protein 19 isoform X1, which encodes MACAGSAVLEGDTAAFAAAVRSLINNPQFSDVTFVVGRERQEVFAHRCILACRCQAFQGMLSQPQAGAQEPWPPQTPLVLSHVQPEVFLAVLEFLYTNSVTLNSLTALEVLTSAVEYGLDDLRKLCIDFLTGVLSVELVCEVLQAAVTYGQTELQEHCLVFVEDRTQEVVQTRSFHELSAAALVAVLRSDRLAIDEPDLIRAVREWAHVSSVSAGSPHGQELGPTKPGACCRHLSPHHGGHPVSAWHSWEWTPPTLTRRPHSSPRTGREPRRPGCQIPPRAGVRTQASWLPARASSRHQRSKQVPGVANGEGQHIRLFGGNSGAGPSILLRGKNQPPNSAK
- the BTBD19 gene encoding BTB/POZ domain-containing protein 19 isoform X2 — its product is MACAGSAVLEGDTAAFAAAVRSLINNPQFSDVTFVVGRERQEVFAHRCILACRCQAFQGMLSQPQAGAQEPWPPQTPLVLSHVQPEVFLAVLEFLYTNSVTLNSLTALEVLTSAVEYGLDDLRKAAVTYGQTELQEHCLVFVEDRTQEVVQTRSFHELSAAALVAVLRSDRLAIDEPDLIRAVREWAHVSSVSAGSPHGQELGPTKPGACCRHLSPHHGGHPVSAWHSWEWTPPTLTRRPHSSPRTGREPRRPGCQIPPRAGVRTQASWLPARASSRHQRSKQVPGVANGEGQHIRLFGGNSGAGPSILLRGKNQPPNSAK